A stretch of Natronococcus sp. CG52 DNA encodes these proteins:
- a CDS encoding PH domain-containing protein — protein MNRLHSFSAITYAVQYGLLWLWVPVFLVIGLAGVFDFASMSWLPFVALLGFLLGAGYGVVYYYRFAYAVTPDTFDVASGVFARRSREIPYRRIQNVDVRQGVLQRVLGLAVLTVETAGGGSSEAALNFVSKSEADRLQHQIRRRTARVNGRSDAPATEQTEADTPPEHAESEAPTESSAPGADADATRSRKAPAESHEDERPSPIETDRQSAEPRPAPSSGRQREPRRKQLFELESRELLLYSLTTLRPAAVAAVGFVFFLATDTILEVLVALSQPFGGPEDLTTGDARSYGVLTVVSAINGIVITYLVSVAYTFATYYDFRLGRVGDDFVYERGLLQRYSGSIPVEKVQSVTVTDNPIQRAIEYAGLWVETAGYGPDSSGGSQSAVPLARTSHVHRFTETLTGVETPKFESPPPLARRRYLVRYSLIAAVIVAAGFVIAQVTPLERWYLAAVVFVAVPPAAHLRYTHLGYYVGEDHLVIRRGFWRRRTTVIPYYRIQTVTTRRSIFQRRLGLASLVVDTASSRTFFWATPTVYDVDLEDARAAHGTGRKRLQSALRERARADDVGFSVDFT, from the coding sequence ATGAACCGACTCCATTCGTTCAGCGCGATCACGTACGCCGTCCAGTACGGGTTACTCTGGCTCTGGGTCCCGGTCTTTCTCGTCATCGGACTCGCGGGCGTTTTCGATTTCGCCAGTATGTCCTGGTTGCCGTTCGTCGCGCTGCTCGGGTTTCTCCTCGGCGCGGGCTACGGCGTCGTCTACTACTACCGGTTCGCGTACGCGGTCACGCCGGACACGTTCGACGTCGCCTCCGGCGTGTTCGCTCGTCGCTCCCGGGAGATCCCGTACCGCCGGATCCAGAACGTCGACGTCCGGCAGGGCGTCCTGCAGCGGGTGCTCGGCCTCGCCGTCCTCACCGTCGAGACGGCCGGCGGCGGGAGCAGCGAGGCTGCCCTGAATTTCGTCAGCAAGTCCGAAGCCGACAGATTACAGCACCAGATCCGGCGCCGGACGGCCCGGGTGAACGGTCGCTCCGATGCGCCCGCGACGGAGCAGACGGAAGCGGACACACCGCCGGAGCACGCGGAGTCGGAAGCGCCGACGGAGTCGAGCGCGCCCGGAGCCGACGCCGACGCGACGAGAAGCCGGAAGGCTCCAGCCGAGTCGCACGAAGACGAGCGACCCTCGCCGATCGAAACCGACCGTCAGTCCGCGGAACCGCGACCGGCCCCCTCGTCCGGTCGCCAGCGCGAACCCCGGCGAAAGCAACTGTTCGAACTCGAGTCCAGGGAACTGCTCCTCTACTCGCTGACGACGCTGCGACCCGCCGCAGTCGCGGCGGTCGGCTTCGTATTCTTCCTCGCGACGGACACGATCCTCGAGGTGCTCGTCGCCCTCTCCCAGCCGTTCGGCGGACCGGAAGACCTCACGACCGGCGACGCCCGGAGCTACGGCGTGTTGACCGTCGTCTCGGCGATCAACGGGATCGTCATCACCTACCTGGTCAGCGTCGCCTACACGTTCGCCACGTACTACGACTTCCGGCTCGGCCGCGTCGGCGACGACTTCGTCTACGAGCGCGGACTCCTCCAGCGCTACAGCGGCTCGATTCCGGTGGAGAAGGTCCAGTCGGTGACGGTCACCGACAACCCGATCCAGCGGGCGATCGAGTACGCCGGCCTGTGGGTCGAGACTGCCGGCTACGGTCCGGACAGCAGCGGCGGAAGCCAGTCCGCCGTCCCCCTGGCCCGCACGTCGCACGTCCACCGGTTCACCGAGACCCTCACGGGCGTCGAGACGCCGAAGTTCGAGAGCCCGCCGCCGCTGGCCCGCCGCCGGTATCTCGTCCGGTACTCGCTGATCGCGGCCGTGATCGTCGCCGCGGGGTTCGTTATCGCCCAGGTGACGCCGCTCGAGCGCTGGTACCTCGCCGCGGTCGTCTTCGTGGCGGTCCCGCCGGCGGCGCACCTGCGGTATACCCACCTCGGCTACTACGTCGGGGAGGACCATCTGGTGATTCGACGCGGATTCTGGCGTCGGCGAACGACCGTGATCCCGTACTACCGCATCCAGACCGTCACGACGCGACGGTCGATCTTCCAGCGCCGGCTCGGGCTGGCGTCGCTGGTCGTCGACACCGCCAGTTCGCGCACGTTCTTCTGGGCGACGCCGACCGTTTACGACGTCGATCTCGAGGACGCGCGCGCCGCACACGGGACCGGACGGAAGCGCCTGCAGTCGGCCCTGCGAGAGCGCGCTCGAGCCGACGACGTCGGGTTTT